The DNA window ACAGACAGAGAtccctcctccagcttcgTGAGGGTGCGGGAGTGGCCTAGGAAGAACTGCTCCACCGTCAGCATGAACTTCTTGGGGATCGGCTCCCACACCGCCGGCTTCACAACCCCCtcgtcgagcagctgcgcctcgtgcGTATGCACCTGCCACTCAAcgctctccgtctcctccacGTGCTGTTTCGCGATAGCGGCGCGGAGCGCCGCGTTGCAGTGAGACAGGTACTGCGCGCGAATGAGTGTTGGTGGGTGCAGCCGACGCCGCTCGTTGCGCCGTGCAcagagcagcgcgaggaagCTGAGTGCGGAGATGTACATCTCGGAGAGCTCCGTTTTCAGCAGGTACTTGCTGAGGACCATCGTGGCCACGCTGCGGTCGCTCTGCGGGAGGTAGGGATCGTTCACGTGCCCCAGAAGGCTGCCCTGCATATCGAGGATGACGTGCAGCACGTCGTGCTGGTCTTCCTCGACGGCAACAACGCGGCATGACGtgaccagcggcagcagccacgcgcGGTTGTGCGGTGAGAAGGAGAGGTCGGCCAGCTCCAGAGCTTCCACGACGTTGCGCAGCTCTACCACGACCGCGTTATCGGGAATGGCCACGATGGCGCCATCGCTGGCGACTTCGCTCCTCTCGTCACCCTCCGTAGCGGAATTCACCTGCGAGGCGCTGTCGTCTCCGCCGTTCAGCGTCACGGAGCCCTCGAGCGTGGCTGTGGTGGTCGCTGCGTAGGGCAGCGACTGCCGCGCCACCACGAAGCAGGGAAGCACAAACCAGTCCCCACGCTCGATCTCGCGCAGCGACCGCTGCACATCGAAAGGGACGTCACGGTAGCCGATGTAGAGCGTCGGCGGAGGCTGCAGAGTGGCAATGGCGCCCATACGGTACCCTGAGGCGTTGgctccgctgctgtgccgccgaCGGCTGTGAAGAAACGCCACACCATCCTCATCCTGCGCGTTGTCGCCCACCTCGTCCCGGGCTGGCAGCTGAAAGCCGACGCGGGGGCTTCCGTCTGCCCCCATCACCTGCGCGTCAGCCACGCCGCCCTCGTTCACGTTGACAACTGCCTCGCTTGATTCATGCGattgcgccgccgccgccatcatctTCGCGGCTGCCCGGGCGGCGTTGTCACCGCTCTCCTCAACCACGAAGGaggccggcagcagcgcggtgagcagcgccgcccacTTCTGAAGGaacgcgccgcagcggtctGGCAGACTGCCGACGTCGATCCCTGCGTCGTCCTCcttcgccgcggcggccgatGGCGCTGACGCCGTGTTGTCGATCAGCGTTGTCCGCATGCGGAAAGCGCTGACCAGATCCTCAGCGATCGAGCGCTCCGGCAGCGTTAGCAGCCTGGGGAACGTGCGCCCCACGTCCTCCGGTTCCATGACCAGGAGGCATATCGCAAACAGCGATGCGCGCGGCAGCCCCGGATAGAGCCCGCCCCACTGCGTCGTGAGGAAGTCATcgagcaccaccacagcagcaacctTGACGCCCCAGttgcgcgccacctcccGGTGGATCGCAAGGGGGTCGAAGTCTTTGATGCCCTTGATCGCGTTCTGGATTATTCGCTTCACGAagccgccggcagcgtcgtAGGAGATGGAGAGCTCTTCCGCAATGAACCATGGCATCGGTAGCGGATAgcgccgacggtgctgcgccgccttccaGAGCTggtccacctcctccagtgacagctgctcgccgaggtggcggtcCGCAGTCTGCAGCCGGCCCTCTTGCGCGACATGCGCAATACACTGGTCGTAcacctccagctcctccaccaccgtGCGCTTCTTGATCTCTGAAGAGAACATTACCTGCTTAAGGATGCGGAGCCCGCTCGCCTCGCGAATCAGGGGGCCCTCGATCTTGATCTTCGGGCTGTTTGCCGGCAGCTTATCGGGCGACACGAGACCCAGCGCACGTGGCACACCGAACACGAGGTGCGTGTTCGCATTGACGGCCTTGATGCACTGGAGCAGCAACACCTGCTTCGGCGGCGCCCCGCCGTTCTTACCACGCTTAAAGGTGAGCTGACGGACCGGGGTAATGACCTTCGCCGAGTCTCCTGACCAGTAGGCGCGGAAGTGGGAGCTTGTGTCGATGTCGTCGACGCGCTCTACCAAGTTGCCCGCTGCTAGGtctcccgcagcagctccggtGCCAGAGAACACACGCTGAAGGGCGAACTGCTGCGCCACTGGGCCACGGAATTTGGGAAGGTGGATGTAGATGATAtccccctccaccagcgcAACGGAGACGCGGAACTGCACGAGGAGCGACACTTCTGtgcgtggcagtggcggcttAATTGTGATGGCGCTAGAGGTGAATTCCGCAGCTTGACTGCCATCCGCTCCCGCCTCCCCGTCAACCACTATACctgccggcgacgcgctAACTGTGTTGGTGGGTTGCGTTGCAGCCTTCAAGGCCGCGCAGTGGCTGCCTGGTGCGTTCTGCAACGAGACCGACGTGTACTGACACAGTCGCTCAAAGGCATCAAAGACGGGCTTGGCTTTCTTCGTGGAGCCCTTCTGACCTCCTGCTGCCTTGGGTGGCATGATGGCGCCGGTACACGTTCGGCTAATTGTCTTGTGATGGTGGCTGATGAGACACGGAGATCGGGAGGAGAGCAGAGGGGATACGCAAGGcagctcccctcccccccatcAACCCCCACACGTGCACCAGCCGTCAAGGAAGAGGTGAAGCGATGGTGATGGTTGAAGgcgtggagagagagagagaggggcggtgAGCAAAGGAGGTGCAGGTCCACaacaagacacacacacacacacacacacacacacacacacatggggcggcgggggggggcgtctGCGGCAGTGCACACAGGGAATAGGGATAATAAgaaggtgtgcgtgttgaACCAAAGAGAAGCGTCGAACTACCCAGTGCGCAAGCCTCGCCCAGTCGGCATCCGTCAGCTTCTAATTTGGAGCCCACACTGCCTCGCCATCGCGCCTTCGCGTTGTTGCGCGATCTTCGAGCCTCTGTGtgcccacacacataccGTTGAGACGgcagcagagggagaggcgcgCTGATGAGGAGTACCGCTGACCTGTTCGCTGTTTGtttttctgctgctgctgaagatACGGATGACCAAGGCGAGAGaagtgggagggagggaggcgcgaCAGACACATGCATCGGTACATCGCAtgccctgccaccaccaccaccaccacgagcaTCCCATTCACGACGTGCTCTCGCTTTACACACACCCGCAGCCCTAGCCCCTCCCAGGCAGCATAGGGTGACTACCTAAGAAGGCAGTGAGTGttccacacacgcagacgcggcggcgcgtcaaAAGGGGTCGGAAGGGGTGAAAGGCGGCTGTTTGCCTCCGTTGCGCACTACTTCACCTctctcgcgcacgcgcgcacacacgcactggTGGCCCTGTCACTCACGATAGACCACACTCGTGTCGACGTAGTGGAAGGACGTGGTGAAGGAGCGCAGCTTGACTTCGGTGCCGCGCTCGAGCACTTGCGGGTCGCTCGGCTCCCACGCTGTCGACGGCACCTGCGCGTCTGCAGATGTGTAAACGAGCAGGTCGAAGGCACACGGCTGCGTGATCACAGGCAGGAAGGACACGCAGGCGGTGATCTGCCGCATCACGGCTTGAATCTCCATGCGaacgtcctcctcgctcttgcgaccgctgccgtgtaggcgcgacgacgacgctgcgggCTCTGTTTCTATGTTGATTTCCCACCGCTCCAGCGTCTGCACTGACGGAACGTCGGTAATAAGCATCACCAGACGCCGGCACGTTCCGTGCGCAATCCAAGACGAAATCTGCTGTAGAAGCTCCGCCAGGTACGCGTTCAAATCCGCATCGGCGGAGATCATGAGCGACAGACCGAACTTCTTCACTTGCTGGAAGTTGTCTGGCGGGTAGACACCTCGCTGGTAGAGAATATTATTAATGGCAAAGCCGAGGTACTCCgtgacggtggcgacggAGCCGGTGAGGGAGATGGCGTGAGTCGTCTGCGTCATTGCTCATGCCGTGTGCGCAGGCGTGCGCTCCTGAGGTGGTGGGGACGAATAAGGGTGGAAAGAAGAGTGACGGCTCAGCggaagccgctgccgtcccGATATGTCcttcttttgtgtgtgtatgtgtatccAAGTCGCTGAGCGACGCtagagagcgagagagagagcgggtgcagcgTTGCAGGCGCGCATTTGCATGCATGCGAGACGACGAGTACAACCGAaggggagaggtggtggtcgtggatGGAGCGCCGAGCGAGAGCGCCGTGGATGATGCCCGTGCTTGCCCATCATCCCCCTGCTGCACAGGCATTCGGTAGGGAAACACCTCCGTGACATACGCGTCGCTTCACTCGGTAATTTTTTGTTTTTGAGGAGGTGCCCTTGGCGTTAGTAGGTGTAGGCGCCGTCGacaatgtgtgtgtgtgtgtgtgtgtgtgtgttggagcagcgagcgagagatACGCTATAccatacatatacatactTTCAATGATTTGCGTCTTTCTCGCGACCATCGCAAACCAAtgacaagcacacacacacacacaccacaacATGGAGGGCATGTCACCTACCCCCGTGAAGTTACTGTATCACCACCGACTCCTTTACGAAGCCTCGCACGATTACGAAGACaggaaaaaacaaaacaaacggGCATAAAAGAAATAGCCTGATAGCATACATCGTTCGCGCTCCTacacagccacacacacacacacacacacatatatatacatatatatgagtctgtgtgtgtgcgtgtgtgtgtggagagagagatacagAGACAGCAGCCTTTCCAGTTGGTGCTCTCCCCCTACCGCCACTATGTAAAGCACACATGTGTGCATCCCACATTCAAAACGTCATCGGTACCGTTGGCAGCACATCACGTCACTGGAAAGAAcggtcgcagcagcagcagcagcagcaggagccgggggaaggaaagggaagcggATGAACACATACAGATACACGCATAGATGTATAGACACGCTCGTGAtaggagggggtggggtggtgatggtggtggtggtgatggtggtgggaAAGCACCAGTGACGACACCGGCCACGTGTACAGTGTACACAGacatacacgtacacacagacGAGTCGTTGGCTCGTCCCAGGATACACGCAGACACGGACGCGCAACGCTGGATTCCATGAGGACGgctgcgtgcggcgccgATACGTGCGCACGGAGAGCTgatgcatctctctctctctctctctgtctgtgtgtacgcgcgtgtggCGTGCTCATGCCGATACAGAAACGAGCGCGTGGAAGCGCTACTAGAAATCGTGGGTGGATGCACTATGGTACTTGGCTGCGTACCTTACTGTACATGTGTGCTCCAGGATGGAGGCGCCACACCGTCTCCCGATGCCTCACAGGAGCTCCACAAACTCGCTGTGAATGGGCAGCCCGCTCTGCACCACGTACGTGCCCTCCACCACAAGCAGGCGATGCTCCGTGGCCTCCACGAGCttccgcgccgccgcgtgctccAGCGACCATTCTTTGGGGTAGTGGATGTGCAGCAGATCGACCGCCTTGCGCGCCCATATCAGAGCATCGCCGCACTCGCCGACAGTATAGAGCAGCTTGGACAGCGCCTCCATGAtgcgcacggcggcgagcgaGTTGTCGCCGAGGTGGGACGCCTCGTAGAGGGCGAGCGACTGACCGTATTTCTCTCGAGCTTCGGTCGTGCAGCCTTGCGACTCAAGCATGGCTGCCCACATGAACAGCGTCGTGGCAAGGTGCAAGGCCTGCGAGACGGTGTCGAAGGAGGTCTGGACGAGAGCGTTGCGCTGGGCCACGAGGTGCTCGCCACGCTCGCGGGCCTCGGcggcctgcgcagcgcagctgcggatAGCCCTGCCGCCCCAACCCTCGTtaccagcgctgccgcccatcGCCTCTTGCTGCTCCAACATAAGCACATCCTTTGGCTTCAGCACATCGGTGGATACGAGCAGGACACCGCGGTGGTCCAGCAGCCGCGTAGTCTGCTGCAGGCACTCGATGGCACTGTCCGTGTTCTTCCGCAAGTAAAACAGTTCCGCCGTGTTCCACAGCGGCATCACAAGTTTCTCGCTGTGCGGGCCGACGCGCTctcgcaggcgctgcaggcgctcctcGAACCGCGCGCAAAGAGTGGCCGTGTCGAGGtcgagcaccgccgtcggcgggCAGAGCAGAACCGCGCCCAGGAACTGGGTGTCCATCAAGATCAAGTCTTCCTCGGCCAAGCGGTTTGTCTGCGCAATGGCGTACGCGGCGCTCAAGTGCTCGATGGCAGGTTGCCAacgctgctgtgcctcgGCCATCAATCCAACCACGTAGTGGGCCATGAGCCGGTCGTAGGACTGCGGCCCGACCCCTCGCTCCAAGGCGGCCAAGCTGCGCGTGGCTaggctggcgctgtgccggcTATTGGTCACGTAGTGCGCGACGTAGGCGTAGAGCAGGTTGGCCCTGGCAGCGAGCGGGTGCAGGGGACCGCGGGTGCGGACGACGCGGTCAGCCATCTCCTTCAGTATGGGCATGATATCTGTCACCTGCCCCGGCTGCATTCTGCTCTTTGCGAGCATAAGCCCCAcccacagcgccgccgcaaggG is part of the Leishmania major strain Friedlin complete genome, chromosome 25 genome and encodes:
- a CDS encoding putative mitotic spindle checkpoint component, yielding MTQTTHAISLTGSVATVTEYLGFAINNILYQRGVYPPDNFQQVKKFGLSLMISADADLNAYLAELLQQISSWIAHGTCRRLVMLITDVPSVQTLERWEINIETEPAASSSRLHGSGRKSEEDVRMEIQAVMRQITACVSFLPVITQPCAFDLLVYTSADAQVPSTAWEPSDPQVLERGTEVKLRSFTTSFHYVDTSVVYRE